The Candidatus Eisenbacteria bacterium sequence GCGTCCGCGGACGAGCACTCCGACCTGTTCTGGGCGCTGCGCGGCGGCGGCGGCAACTTCGGCGTGGTCACGTCGTTCGAGTTCCGCCTCCACACCATCGGGCCCACCGTCCTGGCCGGGCCCATCCTCTGGGACGCGACAGATGCCGGTGAGATCCTCCGCTTCTACCGCGACTTCGTCCGCGACGCTCCCGACGAGCTCGGCACGGTCGTGAGGTTCGGCGCCGCGCCGCCGCTACCGGTGATTCCCGCGGATCTGCACTGGCGCCCGGTGGTGATGGTCGCTACCTGTTACACCGGGCCGATTGAGGAGGGTGAGCGGGTGCTTCGCCCGCTGCGCGCATCGCAGACTCCGCTCCTCGACCTGGTCGGGCCCACGCCGTACGTCGGATTCCAGAGCGCGATCGACTCGACCGTCGTCCACGGTTGGAACTACTACTGGAAGTCCACGCATCTCCCGGAACTCTGCGACGACCTCATCGATGTGATCGTCGAGCACGCGTTCTCCTGCTCGTCGCTGCGGTCATACGTGGCGATGTTCCATCTGAAGGGAGCGGTGAGCCGGGTGACTGAGGGCGGAACGGCGTTCGGGAACCGGCAGGCTTCGCATGCGATGACCCTCGATGGTGTGTGGCGACCCGGCGAGGAGTTCGGCGACCGGGACATCGCTTGGACGAGGAGGTTCTTCGCCGCCCTCGGCCGCTTCCGCGAGGGCGTCTACGTCAACTTCCTCGGCGGCGACGAAGAGCCCGA is a genomic window containing:
- a CDS encoding FAD-binding oxidoreductase: MTTPTSAEVGHGSKGPTVVEIDGFRGRLISADHHDYDIARAVWNGAIDRRPRLIARCIGTADVVAAVRFARDRDLEIAIRGGGHNVAGTAVCDDGIVIDLSSMRAVRVDPAGRRAWVQGGALWGDVDRETQAYGLATTGGIVSHTGVAGLTLGGGVGWLMRKHGLTVDNLLAADLVTADGRRLRASADEHSDLFWALRGGGGNFGVVTSFEFRLHTIGPTVLAGPILWDATDAGEILRFYRDFVRDAPDELGTVVRFGAAPPLPVIPADLHWRPVVMVATCYTGPIEEGERVLRPLRASQTPLLDLVGPTPYVGFQSAIDSTVVHGWNYYWKSTHLPELCDDLIDVIVEHAFSCSSLRSYVAMFHLKGAVSRVTEGGTAFGNRQASHAMTLDGVWRPGEEFGDRDIAWTRRFFAALGRFREGVYVNFLGGDEEPDRVREAYGDSVYHRLMDVKSTYDPDNVFHHNQNIRPRLSDGVGGSDGADDV